In Rhodobacter sp. 24-YEA-8, the following are encoded in one genomic region:
- a CDS encoding cytochrome c biogenesis CcdA family protein translates to MFGIDLFDAGLGPATFIALIAGVLSFLSPCVLPVVPPYLAYMGGISVGEMKEGRARRRILIPALFFVLGLSVIFLLLGFTMSAFGAFFLQNQVMFARVAGVVIFIFGLHFTGIIRIPILDREARLDAGDQGGSAFGAFLLGLAFAAGWTPCIGPQLGTILSLAAQEGSVTRGTFLLGVYAVGLGLPFLISALFIERAMGVMTRLKRHMKWIERAMGALLLIVGIMMVTGAFTDFSWWLLNIFETLGLPVPG, encoded by the coding sequence ATGTTTGGAATTGATCTCTTCGATGCAGGGCTGGGCCCGGCCACTTTCATCGCGCTGATCGCGGGGGTTTTGTCATTCCTCTCGCCCTGCGTGCTTCCGGTCGTGCCGCCATATCTGGCCTATATGGGCGGGATTTCTGTCGGCGAGATGAAAGAGGGAAGGGCAAGGCGCCGTATCCTCATCCCGGCTTTGTTCTTCGTGCTGGGCCTTTCGGTGATCTTCCTGCTTCTGGGATTCACCATGTCGGCCTTTGGTGCGTTCTTCCTGCAAAACCAGGTGATGTTCGCCCGGGTTGCGGGGGTGGTGATCTTCATTTTCGGCCTGCATTTCACCGGCATCATCCGCATCCCGATCCTTGATCGCGAGGCGCGGCTGGATGCGGGCGATCAGGGCGGATCTGCCTTTGGCGCCTTCCTTCTTGGGCTGGCTTTTGCGGCGGGCTGGACGCCCTGTATCGGGCCGCAGCTAGGCACCATCCTGTCGCTTGCGGCACAGGAGGGCTCGGTCACGCGCGGGACGTTCCTTCTGGGCGTTTACGCGGTGGGGCTGGGGCTGCCCTTCCTGATCTCTGCCCTGTTCATCGAGCGCGCTATGGGGGTGATGACCCGTCTCAAACGCCATATGAAATGGATCGAGCGCGCGATGGGTGCCCTGCTGCTGATCGTCGGCATAATGATGGTGACCGGGGCCTTTACCGATTTCAGCTGGTGGCTCCTGAACATTTTCGAGACACTCGGCCTGCCGGTGCCCGGATGA